The Longimicrobiales bacterium genome contains a region encoding:
- a CDS encoding SRPBCC family protein, whose product MGLRHHRLERAQVVAGELADVFAFFRDPSNLEAITPPWLRFEVRSSTSARVRQGTKITYGLRWQIFPLTWKSRIAEYEEGRLFADEMLSGPYERWYHRHLFSEVSGGVKVTDIVEYRLPFGPLGRLVHFAMVRGQLEAIFDYRRDAIARLFTPLDS is encoded by the coding sequence GTGGGCCTGAGGCATCATCGACTCGAACGCGCGCAGGTTGTCGCCGGTGAATTGGCGGACGTCTTCGCGTTCTTCAGGGACCCGAGTAATCTCGAGGCGATCACACCCCCTTGGCTTCGCTTCGAGGTCCGGTCATCTACTTCGGCTAGGGTGCGACAGGGTACAAAAATCACGTACGGTCTCAGATGGCAGATCTTTCCGCTGACTTGGAAGTCTCGGATCGCGGAATACGAAGAGGGCAGGTTGTTCGCCGATGAGATGCTGAGTGGACCCTATGAGCGATGGTATCATCGGCATCTCTTCTCTGAGGTCAGCGGGGGCGTGAAAGTCACCGACATCGTAGAGTACAGGCTCCCCTTTGGTCCGCTCGGCCGGCTCGTCCATTTCGCGATGGTTCGCGGGCAACTGGAGGCCATCTTCGATTATCGACGCGATGCGATCGCTCGGCTCTTCACTCCCCTGGATTCATAA
- a CDS encoding PH domain-containing protein, producing the protein MATEIILSEASFNRSVRTYWLLSGTIFCVITVVGILLLPFWLLLGHFFAERYLQHMSCVLTDRSLKVSKGLLVRQEKTVPLDKITDLALTEGPIMRYLDLQAVKVETAGGSAPGSFITLVGIVGARDFRDKVLQQRDVVARGGSASPVQEAAPAQVSRDPLLVEIRDALLRIEERLPGSAPSGDSSG; encoded by the coding sequence TTGGCCACCGAAATCATACTCTCCGAGGCTTCGTTCAATCGAAGTGTCAGAACCTACTGGCTCCTCTCGGGCACGATCTTCTGCGTGATCACTGTCGTAGGAATCTTGCTGCTCCCCTTCTGGCTGCTGCTGGGCCACTTCTTCGCCGAGCGTTATCTCCAGCACATGAGTTGCGTTCTAACGGATCGGTCGCTGAAGGTGAGCAAGGGACTTCTGGTACGGCAGGAGAAGACTGTCCCTCTGGACAAGATTACCGACCTCGCGCTGACCGAGGGTCCGATCATGCGGTATCTCGACCTCCAGGCCGTGAAGGTGGAGACCGCCGGAGGCTCGGCTCCGGGTTCGTTTATCACGCTAGTCGGGATAGTCGGAGCTCGCGACTTCCGGGACAAAGTCCTTCAGCAACGCGACGTCGTGGCCAGGGGCGGTTCTGCGTCGCCTGTTCAAGAGGCGGCACCCGCTCAGGTTTCTCGCGACCCTCTTCTCGTCGAAATTCGTGACGCCCTACTGAGGATTGAAGAACGACTGCCCGGCTCTGCGCCGTCAGGCGACTCGAGTGGTTAG